A portion of the Lolium rigidum isolate FL_2022 chromosome 1, APGP_CSIRO_Lrig_0.1, whole genome shotgun sequence genome contains these proteins:
- the LOC124701631 gene encoding AP-3 complex subunit sigma-like isoform X2, giving the protein MIQAVMAISTLGKPRLLKFYNFQDPEKHQELVRSIFQLLSARPEGVSNFVETDAIFGPGSKLVYNHLATLYFVFVFDSSENELAMLDLVQVFVDTLNKCFKNVCELDIVFNFNKLHTVLDEMILGGQVIETGSEEIMRSVEEIARLEKQSSTTSLIPKSISQRFSR; this is encoded by the exons ATGATCCAAGCGGTGATGGCCATCAGTACTCTGGGAAAGCCCCGCCTCCTCAAATTCTACAACTTCCAG GACCCCGAGAAGCACCAGGAGCTCGTTCGCAGCATCTTTCAGT TGCTGTCTGCGAGGCCGGAGGGTGTGAGCAATTTCGTTGAGACCGATGCAATCTTTGGACCG GGGTCAAAACTGGTCTACAACCATTTGGCGACACTATACTTCGTTTTTGTCTTTGACAGCTCTGAGAATGAGCTTGCTATGCTCGACCTTGTACAAG TATTTGTTGACACATTGAATAAATGCTTCAAGAATGTCTGCGAGCTTGACATTGTATTTAACTTCAACAAG CTGCACACAGTTTTGGATGAAATGATACTGGGAGGTCAAGTGATTGAAACAGGTTCAGAGGAAATAATGAGATCTGTAGAAGAGATTGCGAG GTTGGAGAAACAATCAAGCACGACAAGCCTCATACCAAAGTCGATTTCGCAGCGCTTCAGCCGCTGA
- the LOC124701614 gene encoding probable E3 ubiquitin ligase SUD1 isoform X1, with protein sequence MAEIVDPAAAAALAAAEPEPEPLSAAAAAAAEDDDDDEEEGDVCRICRNRGDDEHPLRYPCACSGSIKFVHQDCLLQWLDHSNSRQCEVCKHAFSFSPVYAQNAPTRLPFQELVFGVGMKACHVFQFVLRLAFVLSVWLMIIPFITYWIWRLTFVRSLGEAQRLFLSHISAQLILSDCLHGFLLSAIIVLIFLGATSLRDYIRHLRELGGHEADRDDAGRERHGARAVRRLAGPNNRVPGADGNIDELAEAQGIGAGELLRRNAENVAARLERLEAQVEQMLDGLDDADGAEDVPFDELVGMQGPVFHLVENAITVLASNAIFLIVVIFVPFSLGRIVLYYLSWFFSSASSPMLAKVMPFTESAISLANETLNSAFNAMKNFSSDSHSEGVIGHVIEVVTQSLKINATALTVIQGTGKTSLLKGTSIGSSYLSDLTTLAVGYMFIFSLVFLYIGSLALLRYARGERFTIGRLYGIAAILEAIPSLCRQFFSGMKHLMTMVKVAFLLVIELGVFPLMCGWWLDVCTLKMLGTTIAQRVEFFTLSPLASSSIHWLVGIVYMLQISIFVSLLRGVLRNGVLYFLRDPADPNYNPFRDLIDDPVHKHARRVLLSVAVYGSLIVMLVFLPVKLAMRVAPSTFPLDITIFDPFTEIPVDVLLFQICIPFAIEHFKPRATIKALLHHWFAVVGWALGLTDFLLPKPEENGGQENWNGRAERRDRVHGGREMVAPQLEQRMIQHDDGRGNANEANDVAEESDADDQGDSEYSFALRIVLLLVMAWMTLLIFNAGIIVIPISLGRLVFEAVPRLPITHGIKCNDLFSFSIGCYIIWSAAAGTRYAIDYIRSRRLAFLVQQICKWCSIVLKSSALLSIWIFIIPVLIGLLFELLVIVPMRVPIDESPVFLLYQDWALGLIFLKIWTRLVMLDQMAPLVDESWRMKFERVREDGFSRLKGLWVLHEIITPIVTKLLTALCVPYVLARGVFPVLGYPLIVNSAVYRFAWLGCLIFSTLFFCGKRFHVWFTNLHNSIRDDRYLIGRRLHNFGEDSPRPISNEADDSRAPPGDEGQALIPLEDQEDDVGLRFRRNHQQPMQVLD encoded by the exons ATGGCGGAGATCGTcgacccggccgccgccgccgccctcgccgcggcCGAGCCCGAGCCGGAgccgctctccgccgccgccgccgccgccgcggaggacgacgacgacgacgaggaggagggcgacgTGTGCCGGATCTGCCGCAACcgcggcgacgacgagcacccGCTCCGCTACCCCTGCGCCTGCAGCGGCAGCATCAAGTTCGTGCACCAGGACTGCCTCCTCCAGTGGCTCGACCACAGCAACTCCCGCCAGTGCGAG GTCTGTAAACACGCCTTCTCTTTCTCACCTGTCTACGCTCAGAATGCTCCGACCAGGCTTCCTTTCCAAGAGCTCGTGTTCGGCGTCGGAATGAAAGCGTGCCACGTGTTCCAGTTCGTCCTGCGGCTCGCCTTTGTTCTCTCGGTCTGGCTCATGATCATCCCCTTCATCACCTACTGGATATGGCGCTTGACGTTTGTCAGAAGTCTTGGTGAAGCTCAAAGGCTGTTCTTGAGCCATATCAGCGCCCAGTTGATCCTCAGCGACTGCCTACATGGTTTTCTTCTCTCGGCGATCATCGTCCTCATATTTCTCGGAGCTACCTCTTTGAGAGACTATATAAGGCACTTGAGAGAGCTTGGAGGGCATGAAGCTGACAGGGATGACGCGGGCCGTGAAAGGCATGGTGCTCGAGCTGTCAGAAGGCTAGCTGGTCCTAATAACAGGGTTCCTGGTGCTGATGGAAATATTGATGAGTTGGCAGAGGCCCAAGGAATTGGTGCTGGGGAACTTCTGAGGAGAAATGCAGAAAATGTTGCTGCTCGATTGGAACGACTAGAGGCTCAAGTTGAGCAGATGTTAGATGGTTTGGATGATGCTGATGGTGCGGAGGATGTTCCTTTTGATGAACTCGTAGGCATGCAAGGCCCAGTATTCCACTTGGTTGAGAATGCAATAACA GTTTTGGCCAGCAATGCTATATTCCTCATTGTTGTGATCTTCGTACCATTCTCATTGGGAAGGATTGTCCTGTACTATCTATCATGGTTTTTCTCTTCAGCCTCTAGTCCTATGCTGGCTAAAGTAATGCCCTTCACAGAATCTGCCATCTCTTTGGCTAATGAAACATTGAACAGTGCATTTAATGCCATGAAGAACTTCTCTTCCGACAGTCACAGTGAGGGTGTTATTGGGCATGTGATTGAGGTGGTTACGCAGTCCTTAAAGATAAATGCCACTGCTCTTACTGTAATTCAGGGCACTGGGAAGACAAGTTTGCTAAAAGGAACATCTATCGGCTCATCTTATCTTTCTGATCTGACAACTCTTGCTGTTGGATACATGTTCATCTTTTCCCTTGTGTTTTTGTACATTGGATCATTGGCTTTACTTCGATACGCCAGGGGAGAACGTTTTACTATTGGAAGACTCTATGGTATTGCAGCAATCCTAGAAGCCATTCCATCTCTATGCAGACAGTTCTTTTCTGGAATGAAGCATCTCATGACTATGGTCAAAGTTGCATTCCTTCTGGTGATTGAACTTGGAGTATTCCCCCTCATGTGCGGTTGGTGGCTTGATGTCTGCACTCTGAAAATGTTGGGTACAACAATTGCTCAAAGAGTCGAATTCTTTACATTGTCACCCTTGGCGAGCTCCTCTATCCATTGGCTTGTTGGGATCGTATATATGCTCCAAATAAGCATATTTGTCAGTCTTCTTCGAGGG GTACTGCGGAACGGAGTTCTTTATTTCTTAAGGGACCCTGCTGATCCGAATTACAATCCTTTTAGGGACTTGATTGATGATCCTGTACATAAGCATGCCCGGCGAGTCCTTTTATCTGTTGCTGTGTATGGAAGCTTGATTGTGATGCTGGTCTTCTTACCTGTCAAACTGGCCATGCGAGTAGCTCCTTCAACTTTTCCTCTGGACATCAC CATTTTTGACCCATTTACCGAGATTCCAGTTGATGTGCTTCTGTTCCAAATATGCATACCATTTGCGATTGAGCATTTCAAGCCTCGTGCAACAATTAAAGCTCTGTTGCATCATTGGTTTGCTGTCGTTGGCTGGGCGCTAGGCTTAACTGACTTTTTACTGCCAAAACCTGAAGAAAATGGTGGGCAAGAGAACTGGAATGGCAGGGCAGAAAGAAGAGATAGGGTACATGGTGGGAGGGAAATGGTAGCCCCACAGCTTGAGCAGCGGATGATACAGCATGACGATGGCAGGGGTAATGCTAATGAAGCTAATGATGTTGCTGAAGAATCTGATGCAGATGATCAGGGAGATTCAGA GTACAGCTTTGCACTTCGGATCGTACTCTTGCTTGTAATGGCGTGGATGACACTGCTAATATTCAATGCTGGAATTATTGTTATTCCTATCTCACTTGGCCGTCTGGTTTTTGAGGCTGTTCCCCGCCTGCCAATCACACATGGCATCAAGTGCAATG atctgtTCTCTTTTAGCATTGGTTGCTATATTATCTGGAGCGCAGCAGCTGGAACACGATATGCAATTGACTACATTAGATCACGACGTCTGGCCTTCCTGGTACAACAGATCTGCAAGTGGTGCTCTATTGTTTTGAAGAGCTCTGCTCTCCTATCAATATGG ATCTTCATTATTCCGGTGCTGATTGGACTCCTTTTTGAGCTACTGGTGATTGTTCCCATGAGGGTGCCTATTGACGAGAGCCCAGTTTTTCTCTTGTACCAGGATTGGGCTCTtggtttaatatttttgaaaaTATGGACTAGACTG GTAATGCTGGATCAGATGGCACCTTTGGTCGATGAAAGCTGGAGGATGAAGTTCGAGAGAGTAAGAGAGGATGGCTTCTCCCGACTGAAAGGTCTCTGGGTCCTGCACGAGATTATCACGCCCATTGTCACGAAGCTCCTCACCGCGCTTTGTGTCCCATATGTGCTCGCGAGGGGCGTCTTCCCAGTGCTTGGCTACCCGCTGATCGTGAACTCGGCTGTCTACCGCTTTGCCTGGCTCGGCTGCCTGATATTCAGCACACTCTTCTTCTGCGGCAAGCGGTTCCACGTCTGGTTCACCAATCTCCACAACTCCATCAGGGATGACCGCTACCTGATCGGCCGGAGGCTGCACAACTTCGGCGAGGACTCGCCCCGACCGATCAGCAATGAAGCTGACGACTCCCGAGCGCCACCAGGAGATGAGGGCCAGGCGCTGATCCCTTTGGAGGACCAGGAAGATGACGTGGGGCTGAGGTTCAGGCGAAACCACCAACAACCGATGCAGGTTCTCGATTAG
- the LOC124701647 gene encoding uncharacterized protein LOC124701647 yields MDDGEGHHDLGDLALTEPHALGDEDDNLDHLSLEQAHELVLQADDDDYSHGPLAVAPVVQSRMMVVSTEFQLVVGQEFPDVMSCRRAIRNTAIACHFEIQTVKSDKSRFTAKCAADGCPWRIHAAKLPGVPTFSIRTILDKHTCVGINHLGHQQASVQWVASTVEERLRENPHCKPKEILEEIHKSHGITLSYKQAWRGKERIMAAVRGSFEEGYRLLPEYCRQVERTNPGSIARVYGNPDDNCFQRLFISFYACIYGFVNACRPLIGLDRTTLKNKYLGTLLLASAFDGDGALFPLAFGVVDEETDENWVWFLSELHELLEKNTENMPRLTVLSDRRKGIVDGVDFNFPTAFHGYCMRHVSDTFQKEFNNSVLVNLLWEAANSLTVIEFETKLLEIEDTSQEAASWIRRLPPRLWATSYFEGTRFGHLTANITESLNSWILDASGLPINQMMECLRRQLMTWFNERREASMQWTTILVPAAERRVQEAIECARGFQVARANEAEFEVISPHEGTNVVDIRNRCCLCRGWQLYGTPCAHGVAALLSCRQNVHRFTESCFTVAAYRKTYSQTIHPIPDKTLWNEMSDGQGQAEEENMSMVEVVINPPKSLRPPGRPRKTRVRAEDLGRVKRVVHCSRCNQTGHFRTTCAAPI; encoded by the coding sequence ATGGACGACGGGGAAGGGCATCATGATCTCGGCGATTTGGCGCTCACCGAGCCGCACGCCCTCGGCGACGAGGACGATAACCTCGATCACCTCTCGCTTGAGCAAGCTCACGAGCTCGTGCTCCAGGCGGACGATGATGACTACTCCCACGGCCCTCTTGCCGTCGCCCCCGTGGTCCAGTCGCGGATGATGGTCGTGAGCACCGAGTTCCAGCTCGTGGTCGGGCAAGAGTTTCCGGATGTCATGAGCTGCCGCAGGGCTATCCGCAACACCGCCATCGCCTGCCACTTTGAGATCCAGACGGTCAAGTCGGACAAGTCGCGGTTCACTGCCAAGTGCGCCGCTGACGGATGCCCCTGGCGCATCCATGCTGCAAAGCTTCCCGGAGTGCCCACTTTCTCCATCAGGACTATACTTGACAAGCATACTTGCGTGGGGATAAACCATCTTGGCCACCAGCAGGCGTCTGTTCAGTGGGTTGCGAGTACTGTTGAAGAGAGGTTGCGCGAGAACCCGCACTGCAAGCCCAAGGAGATTCTGGAAGAGATCCACAAGTCGCACGGGATCACGCTGTCGTACAAGCAAGCCTGGAGAGGGAAAGAGCGGATCATGGCAGCGGTTCGAGGGTCTTTCGAAGAAGGATATCGGCTCCTGCCTGAGTACTGTAGGCAGGTGGAAAGAACAAACCCAGGAAGCATTGCTCGCGTCTATGGGAACCCGGATGATAACTGCTTCCAGCGCCTCTTCATATCTTTCTACGCATGCATATATGGTTTTGTGAACGCATGCCGGCCGCTCATCGGTCTTGATAGAACTACTCTGAAAAACAAGTATCTTGGGACTTTGCTTCTCGCCTCTGCTTTTGATGGTGATGGTGCTCTCTTCCCTCTGGCATTTGGTGTGGTTGATGAGGAAACGGATGAGAACTGGGTATGGTTTCTCTCTGAGCTACATGAGTTGCTGGAGAAGAACACAGAGAACATGCCAAGGCTCACAGTTTTGTCAGATAGGCGCAAGGGTATAGTTGATGGAGTCGATTTCAACTTCCCAACGGCATTCCATGGGTACTGTATGCGCCATGTCAGTGATACTTTCCAGAAAGAGTTCAACAACTCAGTGCTTGTCAACCTTCTCTGGGAAGCTGCCAATTCGCTCACTGTGATAGAGTTTGAAACCAAGCTGCTGGAGATAGAGGATACATCGCAAGAGGCTGCTAGCTGGATAAGACGCTTGCCTCCTCGCCTCTGGGCCACCTCTTACTTTGAAGGGACGCGATTTGGCCACTTGACAGCAAACATCACGGAGTCGCTGAACTCCTGGATACTGGACGCCTCTGGCCTTCCCATAAATCAGATGATGGAGTGCCTCCGTCGCCAGCTCATGACGTGGTTCAACGAGCGGCGAGAGGCAAGCATGCAGTGGACGACCATCCTCGTGCCCGCCGCTGAGCGCCGCGTGCAGGAGGCCATCGAGTGCGCGCGGGGCTTCCAGGTCGCCCGCGCCAACGAGGCGGAGTTCGAGGTCATCTCGCCCCACGAGGGGACCAACGTGGTGGACATCCGGAACAGGTGCTGCCTCTGCCGCGGGTGGCAGCTGTATGGCACGCCGTGCGCCCATGGCGTTGCGGCGCTCCTCTCCTGCAGGCAGAACGTGCACCGCTTCACGGAGAGCTGCTTCACCGTCGCGGCGTATCGTAAGACCTACTCGCAGACCATCCACCCGATCCCGGACAAGACCCTCTGGAACGAGATGTCTGATGGCCAGGGTCAGGCCGAGGAGGAGaacatgagtatggtggaggttgtcATCAACCCGCCAAAGTCACTGAGACCGCCAGGGCGGCCAAGGAAGACGCGGGTCCGTGCGGAGGACCTTGGCAGGGTTAAGCGCGTCGTGCACTGCAGTCGCTGCAACCAGACGGGCCACTTCAGAACCACCTGCGCGGCTCCCATATAA
- the LOC124701604 gene encoding UPF0047 protein YjbQ-like codes for MQSAATAPALAPTVFLALTLPTAASASARPRRAAVRCELAAAAASSAAAAPAAPGSVAAPRWAQRTVVIPPQRRGCHIITHKIMHAIRSDLSEFKCGLAHLFLHHTSASLTLNENYDPDVQIDTETFLNRVVPEGPSAPWRHTIEGPDDMPAHIKSSMFGCALTIPITDGRLNMGTWQGIWLCEHRDDPTPRTIVITLSGI; via the exons ATGCAATCGGCGGCGACCGCCCCGGCGCTGGCGCCGACCGTATTCCTCGCCCTCACCCTCCCCACCGCCGCCAGCGCCTCCGCTCggccccgccgcgccgccgtccggTGCGAGCTCGCCGCGGCCGctgcctcctctgccgccgcggCGCCCGCCGCTCCCGGGTCCGTGGCCGCGCCCCGCTGGGCCCAGAGGACGGTCGTCATCCCGCCGCAGCGCCGCGGCTGCCACATCATCACCCACAAG ATTATGCACGCGATAAGGAGCGACCTCTCCGAGTTCAAGTGCGGCCTGGCGCATCTCTTCT TGcaccacacaagcgcttcactgaCTCTGAATGAAAACTATGACCCTGACGTCCAGATTGACACAGAAACATTCCTTAATCGAGTTGTCCCAGAG GGTCCCTCTGCGCCTTGGAGGCACACCATAGAAG GACCTGATGACATGCCAGCACATATTAAATCATCGATGTTTGGTTGTGCCTTAAC GATTCCTATCACAGACGGGCGTCTCAACATGGGAACTTGGCAG GGTATATGGCTTTGTGAACATCGTGATGACCCTACTCCTCGCACGATCGTGATTACGCTCAGCGGGATCTAA
- the LOC124701631 gene encoding AP-3 complex subunit sigma-like isoform X1 → MFMPSCPCKAVPISPGSSSSSATMIQAVMAISTLGKPRLLKFYNFQDPEKHQELVRSIFQLLSARPEGVSNFVETDAIFGPGSKLVYNHLATLYFVFVFDSSENELAMLDLVQVFVDTLNKCFKNVCELDIVFNFNKLHTVLDEMILGGQVIETGSEEIMRSVEEIARLEKQSSTTSLIPKSISQRFSR, encoded by the exons ATGTTTATGCCCTCTTGTCCCTGCAAGGCTGTCCCGATCTCGCCcggctcctcctcttcttcggcaACCATGATCCAAGCGGTGATGGCCATCAGTACTCTGGGAAAGCCCCGCCTCCTCAAATTCTACAACTTCCAG GACCCCGAGAAGCACCAGGAGCTCGTTCGCAGCATCTTTCAGT TGCTGTCTGCGAGGCCGGAGGGTGTGAGCAATTTCGTTGAGACCGATGCAATCTTTGGACCG GGGTCAAAACTGGTCTACAACCATTTGGCGACACTATACTTCGTTTTTGTCTTTGACAGCTCTGAGAATGAGCTTGCTATGCTCGACCTTGTACAAG TATTTGTTGACACATTGAATAAATGCTTCAAGAATGTCTGCGAGCTTGACATTGTATTTAACTTCAACAAG CTGCACACAGTTTTGGATGAAATGATACTGGGAGGTCAAGTGATTGAAACAGGTTCAGAGGAAATAATGAGATCTGTAGAAGAGATTGCGAG GTTGGAGAAACAATCAAGCACGACAAGCCTCATACCAAAGTCGATTTCGCAGCGCTTCAGCCGCTGA
- the LOC124701614 gene encoding probable E3 ubiquitin ligase SUD1 isoform X2, whose protein sequence is MKACHVFQFVLRLAFVLSVWLMIIPFITYWIWRLTFVRSLGEAQRLFLSHISAQLILSDCLHGFLLSAIIVLIFLGATSLRDYIRHLRELGGHEADRDDAGRERHGARAVRRLAGPNNRVPGADGNIDELAEAQGIGAGELLRRNAENVAARLERLEAQVEQMLDGLDDADGAEDVPFDELVGMQGPVFHLVENAITVLASNAIFLIVVIFVPFSLGRIVLYYLSWFFSSASSPMLAKVMPFTESAISLANETLNSAFNAMKNFSSDSHSEGVIGHVIEVVTQSLKINATALTVIQGTGKTSLLKGTSIGSSYLSDLTTLAVGYMFIFSLVFLYIGSLALLRYARGERFTIGRLYGIAAILEAIPSLCRQFFSGMKHLMTMVKVAFLLVIELGVFPLMCGWWLDVCTLKMLGTTIAQRVEFFTLSPLASSSIHWLVGIVYMLQISIFVSLLRGVLRNGVLYFLRDPADPNYNPFRDLIDDPVHKHARRVLLSVAVYGSLIVMLVFLPVKLAMRVAPSTFPLDITIFDPFTEIPVDVLLFQICIPFAIEHFKPRATIKALLHHWFAVVGWALGLTDFLLPKPEENGGQENWNGRAERRDRVHGGREMVAPQLEQRMIQHDDGRGNANEANDVAEESDADDQGDSDFALRIVLLLVMAWMTLLIFNAGIIVIPISLGRLVFEAVPRLPITHGIKCNDLFSFSIGCYIIWSAAAGTRYAIDYIRSRRLAFLVQQICKWCSIVLKSSALLSIWIFIIPVLIGLLFELLVIVPMRVPIDESPVFLLYQDWALGLIFLKIWTRLVMLDQMAPLVDESWRMKFERVREDGFSRLKGLWVLHEIITPIVTKLLTALCVPYVLARGVFPVLGYPLIVNSAVYRFAWLGCLIFSTLFFCGKRFHVWFTNLHNSIRDDRYLIGRRLHNFGEDSPRPISNEADDSRAPPGDEGQALIPLEDQEDDVGLRFRRNHQQPMQVLD, encoded by the exons ATGAAAGCGTGCCACGTGTTCCAGTTCGTCCTGCGGCTCGCCTTTGTTCTCTCGGTCTGGCTCATGATCATCCCCTTCATCACCTACTGGATATGGCGCTTGACGTTTGTCAGAAGTCTTGGTGAAGCTCAAAGGCTGTTCTTGAGCCATATCAGCGCCCAGTTGATCCTCAGCGACTGCCTACATGGTTTTCTTCTCTCGGCGATCATCGTCCTCATATTTCTCGGAGCTACCTCTTTGAGAGACTATATAAGGCACTTGAGAGAGCTTGGAGGGCATGAAGCTGACAGGGATGACGCGGGCCGTGAAAGGCATGGTGCTCGAGCTGTCAGAAGGCTAGCTGGTCCTAATAACAGGGTTCCTGGTGCTGATGGAAATATTGATGAGTTGGCAGAGGCCCAAGGAATTGGTGCTGGGGAACTTCTGAGGAGAAATGCAGAAAATGTTGCTGCTCGATTGGAACGACTAGAGGCTCAAGTTGAGCAGATGTTAGATGGTTTGGATGATGCTGATGGTGCGGAGGATGTTCCTTTTGATGAACTCGTAGGCATGCAAGGCCCAGTATTCCACTTGGTTGAGAATGCAATAACA GTTTTGGCCAGCAATGCTATATTCCTCATTGTTGTGATCTTCGTACCATTCTCATTGGGAAGGATTGTCCTGTACTATCTATCATGGTTTTTCTCTTCAGCCTCTAGTCCTATGCTGGCTAAAGTAATGCCCTTCACAGAATCTGCCATCTCTTTGGCTAATGAAACATTGAACAGTGCATTTAATGCCATGAAGAACTTCTCTTCCGACAGTCACAGTGAGGGTGTTATTGGGCATGTGATTGAGGTGGTTACGCAGTCCTTAAAGATAAATGCCACTGCTCTTACTGTAATTCAGGGCACTGGGAAGACAAGTTTGCTAAAAGGAACATCTATCGGCTCATCTTATCTTTCTGATCTGACAACTCTTGCTGTTGGATACATGTTCATCTTTTCCCTTGTGTTTTTGTACATTGGATCATTGGCTTTACTTCGATACGCCAGGGGAGAACGTTTTACTATTGGAAGACTCTATGGTATTGCAGCAATCCTAGAAGCCATTCCATCTCTATGCAGACAGTTCTTTTCTGGAATGAAGCATCTCATGACTATGGTCAAAGTTGCATTCCTTCTGGTGATTGAACTTGGAGTATTCCCCCTCATGTGCGGTTGGTGGCTTGATGTCTGCACTCTGAAAATGTTGGGTACAACAATTGCTCAAAGAGTCGAATTCTTTACATTGTCACCCTTGGCGAGCTCCTCTATCCATTGGCTTGTTGGGATCGTATATATGCTCCAAATAAGCATATTTGTCAGTCTTCTTCGAGGG GTACTGCGGAACGGAGTTCTTTATTTCTTAAGGGACCCTGCTGATCCGAATTACAATCCTTTTAGGGACTTGATTGATGATCCTGTACATAAGCATGCCCGGCGAGTCCTTTTATCTGTTGCTGTGTATGGAAGCTTGATTGTGATGCTGGTCTTCTTACCTGTCAAACTGGCCATGCGAGTAGCTCCTTCAACTTTTCCTCTGGACATCAC CATTTTTGACCCATTTACCGAGATTCCAGTTGATGTGCTTCTGTTCCAAATATGCATACCATTTGCGATTGAGCATTTCAAGCCTCGTGCAACAATTAAAGCTCTGTTGCATCATTGGTTTGCTGTCGTTGGCTGGGCGCTAGGCTTAACTGACTTTTTACTGCCAAAACCTGAAGAAAATGGTGGGCAAGAGAACTGGAATGGCAGGGCAGAAAGAAGAGATAGGGTACATGGTGGGAGGGAAATGGTAGCCCCACAGCTTGAGCAGCGGATGATACAGCATGACGATGGCAGGGGTAATGCTAATGAAGCTAATGATGTTGCTGAAGAATCTGATGCAGATGATCAGGGAGATTCAGA CTTTGCACTTCGGATCGTACTCTTGCTTGTAATGGCGTGGATGACACTGCTAATATTCAATGCTGGAATTATTGTTATTCCTATCTCACTTGGCCGTCTGGTTTTTGAGGCTGTTCCCCGCCTGCCAATCACACATGGCATCAAGTGCAATG atctgtTCTCTTTTAGCATTGGTTGCTATATTATCTGGAGCGCAGCAGCTGGAACACGATATGCAATTGACTACATTAGATCACGACGTCTGGCCTTCCTGGTACAACAGATCTGCAAGTGGTGCTCTATTGTTTTGAAGAGCTCTGCTCTCCTATCAATATGG ATCTTCATTATTCCGGTGCTGATTGGACTCCTTTTTGAGCTACTGGTGATTGTTCCCATGAGGGTGCCTATTGACGAGAGCCCAGTTTTTCTCTTGTACCAGGATTGGGCTCTtggtttaatatttttgaaaaTATGGACTAGACTG GTAATGCTGGATCAGATGGCACCTTTGGTCGATGAAAGCTGGAGGATGAAGTTCGAGAGAGTAAGAGAGGATGGCTTCTCCCGACTGAAAGGTCTCTGGGTCCTGCACGAGATTATCACGCCCATTGTCACGAAGCTCCTCACCGCGCTTTGTGTCCCATATGTGCTCGCGAGGGGCGTCTTCCCAGTGCTTGGCTACCCGCTGATCGTGAACTCGGCTGTCTACCGCTTTGCCTGGCTCGGCTGCCTGATATTCAGCACACTCTTCTTCTGCGGCAAGCGGTTCCACGTCTGGTTCACCAATCTCCACAACTCCATCAGGGATGACCGCTACCTGATCGGCCGGAGGCTGCACAACTTCGGCGAGGACTCGCCCCGACCGATCAGCAATGAAGCTGACGACTCCCGAGCGCCACCAGGAGATGAGGGCCAGGCGCTGATCCCTTTGGAGGACCAGGAAGATGACGTGGGGCTGAGGTTCAGGCGAAACCACCAACAACCGATGCAGGTTCTCGATTAG